Proteins from a genomic interval of Terriglobales bacterium:
- a CDS encoding enoyl-CoA hydratase — MNYKSLLYETDGSIAIVTLNRPQRRNALSLDLMLEVLDCLDTVGSNPDLRAVILAAAGSVFSSGHDLSEMVGRNIAEYRRIFDVCTQMMERVQSIPQPVIAEVQGIATAAGCQLVATCDLAVASEQARFATPGVRIGLFCTTPMVALSRTVSRKRALEMLLTGEMIDAATAADWGLVNRVVPAAELRSETKKLACRVAEASPLVVGLGKQAFYAQIDLDQPKAYAYAKEVMSMNNMAADAQEGISAFLEKRPACWTGR, encoded by the coding sequence ATGAACTACAAGAGCCTGCTCTACGAGACCGATGGATCCATCGCGATCGTCACGCTCAACCGCCCGCAGCGCCGCAATGCGCTCTCACTCGACCTGATGCTGGAGGTGCTGGACTGCCTGGACACGGTCGGCAGCAATCCGGATTTGCGCGCGGTCATTCTGGCCGCGGCCGGCAGCGTGTTCAGTTCCGGCCACGACTTGAGCGAAATGGTGGGCCGCAACATCGCGGAATACCGCCGCATCTTCGACGTGTGCACGCAGATGATGGAAAGGGTCCAGTCCATTCCGCAGCCGGTCATCGCCGAAGTGCAAGGCATTGCGACCGCGGCGGGCTGCCAGTTGGTCGCCACCTGCGATCTGGCCGTCGCCAGCGAACAAGCCAGATTTGCCACGCCCGGGGTGCGCATTGGACTCTTCTGTACCACGCCCATGGTGGCTCTGAGCCGAACCGTCAGCCGCAAGCGGGCGCTCGAAATGCTGCTGACGGGCGAGATGATCGACGCCGCCACGGCCGCCGACTGGGGACTGGTGAACCGCGTCGTGCCTGCGGCCGAACTGCGCAGCGAGACGAAGAAGCTCGCCTGCCGCGTGGCCGAGGCCAGCCCGCTCGTGGTCGGACTGGGAAAACAGGCGTTCTACGCGCAGATCGACCTCGACCAGCCCAAGGCCTACGCCTACGCCAAGGAAGTCATGAGCATGAACAACATGGCTGCCGATGCGCAGGAAGGCATCTCCGCATTCCTGGAAAAACGCCCCGCTTGTTGGACGGGTCGATAG